The following coding sequences lie in one Brienomyrus brachyistius isolate T26 unplaced genomic scaffold, BBRACH_0.4 scaffold180, whole genome shotgun sequence genomic window:
- the LOC125728170 gene encoding LOW QUALITY PROTEIN: uncharacterized protein LOC125728170 (The sequence of the model RefSeq protein was modified relative to this genomic sequence to represent the inferred CDS: inserted 2 bases in 1 codon), producing MPPLAELRHTIRKQLKTLRRAEWHRRRRVERARKRSSFIANPFRFAKQLLGQKRSGRLECSQEEVDNFLHNTLSDPVREQGLGPQTALRVMPTPTVEFNTSEPTWKEVQEVVTAARASSTPGPSQVPYKVYKRCPNLLRILWKLLRVIWRRGTIADQWRQAEGVWIPKEENSTRLEQFRSISLLSVEGKVFFSILSRRMTDFLLKNKYIDTSVQKGGIPGVPGCLEHTGVITQLIREAREGKGDLAVLWLDLANAYGSIPHKLVETTLDRHYIPDKIKDLILNYYGNFRLRVTSGSITSNWYRLEKGIITGCTISVILFALAMNMLVKAAEMECRGPLSKSGIRQPPIRAFMDDLTVTTTSVPGCRWILQGLEKLICWARMSFKPIKSRSMVLKRGKVVDKFRFCVDGVTIPTITEKPVVSLGKVFDCSLRDTASVRITIKKLEAWLSTVDKSGLPGRFKAWLYQHGILPRILWPLLVYEVTMSTVETLERKISSFLRRWLGLPRSLTSAALYSRSNKLQLPFSSLEEEFRVSRTREALVYRESSDSRVASAGIVVKTGRKFRAQEGQELAESRLRHRALVGTVAVGRAGLGSFPQPRFHRAQGKDRRHLVLEEVRAGVEEVRTSRMVSMQQQGASARWEGALGRKLTWNDIWKAEPQRIKFMVQAVYDVLPSPANLYVWGKCDLSTCPQCPGRGTLEHILSSCPAALGGGRYRWRHDQVLKTVAETIATAVANNIHTRSRRVVPFVKAGEKPRPQPIPTSSLLSSASDWELRVDLGKQLKFPEYVTSTSLRPDVVLTSVSSKQVLLLELTVPWEDRMEEANERKRLKYQELIEECRRRGWKARCEPIEVGCRGFAARSLCKVYTLLGITGAAKRKAIKSTTEAAERASRWIWMKRSETWANAXLGHKLGPDQPWLGRLKEGV from the exons atgccACCTCTCGCGGAGCTTCGACACACTATCCGGAAGCAGCTTAAGACCCTGCGCAGAGCTGAATGGCATAGGAGACGGAGGGTGGAGAGAGCCAGGAAGCGAAGTTCCTTCATAGCCAACCCCTTTCGTTTTGCTAAGCAGTTGTTGGGACAGAAACGAAGCGGACGTCTCGAGTGTTCCCAGGAAGAGGTGGACAACTTTCTGCACAATACCCTCAGCGACCCAGTCAGAGAGCAAGGACTTGGACCACAGACAGCCCTTAGGGTCATGCCAACCCCTACAGTGGAGTTTAACACCTCAGAACCCACTTGGAAGGAAGTCCAGGAGGTGGTAACAGCAGCCAGAGCCAGCTCCACTCCAGGCCCCAGTCAAGTACCCTACAAGGTGTACAAGCGCTGTCCAAACCTCCTCAGAATTCTATGGAAGTTGCTGCGAGTGATTTGGCGGAGGGGAACCATTGCAGACCAATGGAGACAGGCGGAGGGTGTCTGGATACCAAAGGAGGAGAACTCAACCAGGCTGGAGCAGTTCCGATCCATTTCACTTCTCAGTGTGGAGGGGAAGGTCTTCTTCAGTATCCTTTCCAGAAGGATGACAGACTTCCTCTTGAAGAACAAGTACATCGACACCTCAGTACAGAAAGGTGGCATTCCTGGAGTTCCTGGCTGCCTAGAACACACCGGAGTAATTACCCAGCTGATCAGGGAGGCACGAGAAGGGAAGGGGGACCTGGCAGTGCTGTGGCTGGACCTAGCTAACGCATATGGGTCAATTCCCCACAAGCTGGTGGAAACCACTCTGGACCGTCATTACATACCCGATAAGATCAAGGACCTCATCCTGAACTACTATGGGAACTTCAGGTTGAGAGTGACATCAGGGAGCATAACATCCAATTGGTATCGGCTCGAGAAAGGGATTATAACTGGTTGTACAATCTCAGTTATCCTGTTTGCCCTTGCCATGAATATGTTGGTGAAGGCAGCTGAGATGGAGTGTAGAGGCCCCCTGTCCAAGTCTGGAATTCGTCAGCCCCCCATTCGAGCCTTCATGGATGACCTGACAGTTACCACTACGTCAGTGCCTGGATGCCGGTGGATCCTTCAAGGCCTGGAAAAGCTCATTTGTTGGGCTAGGATGAGCTTTAAACCAATCAAATCTAGGTCCATGGTCCTGAAGAGAGGGAAAGTGGTGGACAAGTTTCGCTTCTGTGTGGACGGTGTAACGATACCAACGATCACTGAGAAACCAGTCGTAAGCCTAGGCAAGGTTTTCGACTGCAGCCTCAGAGACACAGCATCGGTCCGAATTACCATTAAGAAGCTTGAAGCCTGGTTGTCCACAGTAGATAAATCTGGCCTTCCTGGCAGGTTCAAGGCATGGTTATACCAACATGGCATTCTGCCCCGCATCCTCTGGCCGCTGTTAGTGTACGAGGTGACTATGTCCACTGTTGAGACCCTGGAGAGAAAGATCAGTTCTTTCCTCCGAAGATGGCTGGGCCTGCCACGCAGTCTAACTAGTGCAGCATTATAcagcagaagcaacaaactccaGCTTCCTTTCAGCAGCCTGGAGGAGGAATTTAGAGTTTCTCGTACAAGAGAGGCACTTGTTTATCGAGAATCCAGCGACTCCAGAGTTGcttcagcaggcattgtggtgaagACTGGCAGGAAGTTCAGAGCTCAAGAGGGGCAAGAACTGGCAGAATCTCGTCTAAGGCACAGGGCTTTGGTGGGCACGGTGGCCGTTGGACGAGCAGGGCTGGGGTCATTCCCACAGCCACGGTTCCACCGGGCCCAGGGAAAGGACAGACGCCACCTTGTCCTGGAGGAGGTACGGGCAGGTGTTGAGGAGGTGAGGACCAGCAGGATGGTGAGCATGCAGCAGCAAGGAGCATCAGCAAGATGGGAAGGAGCGCTGGGGAGGAAGCTGACCTGGAatgacatctggaaggcagagccACAGCGTATCAAGTtcatggtccaagctgtgtacgATGTGCTACCAAGCCCTGCTAACTTATACGTTTGGGGGAAGTGCGACCTTTCAACGTGTCCCCAATGCCCAGGAAGGGGCACATTGGAGCACATCCTTAGCAGCTGCCCAGCAGCCCTTGGAGGTGGACGCTACCGCTGGCGCCATGACCAGGTGCTGAAGACAGTAGCTGAGACCATAGCTACTGCAGTGGCTAacaatatacacacccgaagccggAGGGTAGTACCCTTTGTGAAAGCTGGAGAGAAGCCACGACCACAGCCAATTCCAACATCCAGCCTACTTTCATCGGCATCAGACTGGGAACTGCGAGTTGACTTGGGCAAGCAGCTCAAGTTTCCAGAGTATGTTACATCAACCTCATTGAGACCAGATGTAGTGCTGACTTCTGTCTCTTCTAAGCAAGTCCTCTTATTAGAATTAACAGTCCCTTGGGAGGACCGCATGGAAGAAGCCAACGAACGGAAGCGGCTTAAATACCAAGAGCTCATAGAGGAATGTCGGAGAAGAGGCTGGAAAGCCCGCTGCGAGCCAATAGAGGTGGGATGTCGAGGCTTTGCGGCTCGCTCCCTATGTAAAGTCTACACCTTACTTGGCATCACTGGagctgcaaaaagaaaagccaTCAAGTCCACCACAGAGGCTGCAGAGAGAGCCTCCAGGTGGATTTGGATGAAGAGGTCTGAAACGTGGGCCAATGC GCTGGGACACAAGTTGGGGCCTGATCAGCCCTGGCTGGGTCGCCTGAAGGAGGGTGTCTGA